In the genome of Populus trichocarpa isolate Nisqually-1 chromosome 6, P.trichocarpa_v4.1, whole genome shotgun sequence, one region contains:
- the LOC7462282 gene encoding RNA polymerase sigma factor sigC yields MGVGFRLTPKWGSPMQSHSATNSTSMFSSFSARGMEASVNQARLSFLSVVSEEGDILNKHSFKSFACSSAAQNVENDCLQMERLKMNVDKTSHVSINNMMGNDKVSVEEEISTSHTRLRERMTSRISFLLDNLDTLEKLVADLDALKLERDILLQLGRLGALEFFNACLSRTLQTSNVLDLSAVPTENTGESKTDGMLGDLTGKTVVRTGKKEERKFRRERAASDNGKKTTSLSLPSKTVQNNLPKPTFVKRTSSSSSRRSLIARNEAKMTRGVKVASDLERIRTTLEEETGQVVSLSCWAEATGLDKKVLQQQLQFGWYCRDELIKNTHSLVLYIARNYRGMGIAMEDLIQAGNLGLLQGAERFDPTRGYRFSTYVQYWIRKSMLKIVERHARGIQIPYALSRSINKIQKARKALSNSHGRYPDDWEVAKFTGLSLAKIESAQKCLRVVASLDQKIGEGHYAKYSEFIPDMSIQNPEEAVMRQHMREEIYDLLRGLDSREKQVMVLRYGFKDNQPKSLAEIGRLFRVSKERVRKIEKKIMIKLRDEGIRRNLSRYMIL; encoded by the exons ATGGGTGTGGGTTTTAGGCTAACTCCTAAGTGGGGTTCTCCTATGCAGTCTCACTCTGCCACCAATTCTACGTCCATGTTCTCATCCTTTTCTG CTAGAGGCATGGAGGCTTCTGTCAACCAGGCAAGGCTGTCTTTTTTGTCTGTTGTTTCCGAAGAGGGTGATATTCTCAACAAACATTCTTTCAAGTCTTTTGCTTGTTCATCTGCAGCACAAAACGTGGAAAATGATTGCTTGCAAATGGAAAGACTGAAG ATGAATGTGGACAAGACGTCTCATGTTAGCATAAATAACATGATGGGTAATGATAAAGTGTCTGTTGAAGAGGAAATTTCTACCTCACATACACGCTTGAGAGAGCGAATGACATCGCGTATTAGCTTTTTGTTGGACAATCTTGATACTTTAGAGAAGCTGGTTGCTGACTTGGATGCACTGAAGTTGGAAAGGGACATTTTGCTGCAATTAGGAAGACTTGGCGCTCTAGAATTTTTCAATGCCTGTCTGTCAAGGACCCTTCAAACTTCCAATGTTTTGGACTTGTCTGCTGTTCCTACAGAGAATACAGGAGAGAGTAAAACAGATGGCATGTTAGGTGATCTCACAGGCAAAACTGTTGTTCGCACtgggaaaaaggaagaaagaaaatttagaaGAGAAAGAGCTGCCTCAGACAACGGAAAAAAAACTACTTCTTTGTCTCTGCCTTCAAAGACTGTCCAAAATAATCTTCCGAAGCCTACCTTTGTGAAAAGAACATCAAGCTCTAGTAGTAGACGATCCTTGATAGCAAGAAATGAGGCAAAAATGACAAGGGGAGTCAAG GTGGCTTCAGACTTGGAGAGAATCAGAACAACTTTAGAGGAAGAAACCGGACAAGTAGTCAGTTTAAGTTGCTGGGCTGAAGCAACTGGACTTGACAAAAAGGTGCTGCAGCAGCAATTGCAATTTGGTTGGTACTGTCGAGATGAGCTCATAAAGAACACTCACTCCTTAGTTTTATACATTGCAAGAAACTACAGGGGAATGGGAATAGCCATGGAAGATTTAATTCAG GCTGGAAATTTGGGTCTCTTACAAGGTGCAGAAAGGTTTGATCCCACAAGGGGGTACAGATTCTCAACCTATGTCCAGTATTGGATAAGGAAATCTATGTTAAAGATTGTTGAGCGGCATGCTAGAGGGATCCAAATTCCT TATGCATTAAGCCGGTCAATAAACAAGATACAAAAAGCTCGAAAAGCCCTCAGCAACAGCCATGGCAGATACCCGGATGACTGGGAGGTTGCTAAATTCACAGGTCTATCTTTGGCTAAAATTGAATCAGCTCAGAAATGTCTCAGAGTCGTGGCTTCACTTGATCAGAAAATAGGAGAAGGTCACTATGCTAAATATTCG GAATTTATCCCTGATATGTCAATTCAGAATCCTGAAGAGGCTGTCATGAGGCAGCACATGAGAGAAGAAATCTATGATCTCTTGAGAGGTTTGGATTCAAGAGAGAAGCAAGTGATGGTTCTGAGATACGGGTTCAAGGACAATCAACCCAAATCACTTGCAGAGATCGGGAGGCTATTCCGTGTGAGCAAAGAGCGTGTGAggaagattgagaaaaaaatcatgataaaactAAGGGATGAAGGAATCCGCAGAAATCTAAGTCGTTATATGATTTTGTAG
- the LOC7470726 gene encoding uncharacterized protein LOC7470726, with protein MARFQFIFTFIPILITIITLTTNLRVLCSGSDSDSESGSFSVIDFDSNLLFHQDYSPPAPPPPPPHPPSASCTDDLGGIGSIDTVCQIVADVNLTRDVYIEGKGDFNIHPGVRFHCPNFGCSITINVSGNFNLSVNSSIVTGTFELVANNASFFNGSVVNTTGLAGDPPPQTSGTPQGLEGAGGGHGGRGACCLVDKEKLPEDIWGGDAYSWSSLQDPWSYGSKGGSTSKEVDYGGAGGGRVKMKVKEYLAVDGAILADGGYGGVKGGGGSGGSILLKAYKMTGGGRISACGGNGFAGGGGGRVSVDIFSRHDDPQIFVHGGNSFGCPENAGGAGTLYDAVARSLTVSNHNMSTDTDTLILEFPYQPLWTNVYVRNHARATVPLLWSRVQVQGQISLLCSGVLSFGLAHYASSEFELFAEELLMSDSVIKVYGALRMSVKMFLMWNSKMIIDGGEDVTVATSLLEASNLVVLKESSVIHSNANLGVHGQGLLNLSGSGNWIEAQRLVLSLFYSIHVAPGSVLRGPVENATSDAITPRLHCQLEECPAELFHPPEDCNVNSSLSFTLQICRVEDITVEGLIEGSVVHFNQARAISVPSSGTISASGMGCTGGVGRGNGLSNGIGSGGGHGGKGGSACYNDNCVDGGVSYGDAELPCELGSGSGQENSSGSTAGGGIIVMGSLEHPLSSLSVEGSVRVDGESFKGITRDQLVVMKGTAGGPGGGSGGTILLFLHTLDLGEHAVLSSVGGYGSPKGGGGGGGGRVHFHWSDIPTGDMYQPIARVNGSIHTWGGLGRDDGHAGENGTVTGKACPKGLYGIFCEECPVGTYKNVTGSSRVLCHSCPADDLPRRAAYIAVRGGIAETPCPYKCVSERFHMPHCYTALEELIYTFGGPWLFCLLLLGLLILLALVLSVARMKFVGVDELPGPAPTQHGSQIDHSFPFLESLNEVLETNRAEESQSHVHRMYFMGRNTFSEPWHLPHTPPEQIKEIVYEGAFNTFVDEINGIAAYQWWEGAIYILVSVLAYPLAWSWQQWRRRIKLQRLREFVRSEYDHACLRSCRSRALYEGLKVAATSDLMLGYLDFYLGGDEKRTDIPARLHQRFPMSILFGGDGSYMAPFSIQSDNILTSLMSQMVPSTTWYRIAAGLNAQLRLVCRGRLIVTFRPVLRWLETHANPALRNHGVHVDLAWFQATTSGHCQYGLLVHAVEEESEHTSVEGIDGAKQIEEDSRLVKNTNQENPSGHWREEVFVSQAHRNRDNYMRRKRIYGGIIDTNSLRMLEEKRDLFYLISFIVHNTKPVGHQDLVGLVISTLLLGDFSLVLLTLLQLYSISLAGVFLVLFILPLGILMPFPAGINALFSHGPRRSAGLARIYALWIVTSLINVVVAFICGYIHYNSQSSSSKKFPFQTWSISMDESEWWIFPAGLVVCKILQSQLINWHVANLEIQDRSLYSNDFELFWQS; from the exons ATGGCTCGGTTTCAGTTCATTTTCACCTTTATACCcattttaattacaataataacCCTAACCACAAACCTTAGAGTTCTCTGTTCGGGTTCGGATTCGGATTCGGAATCGGGTTCCTTTTCGGTAATTGATTTCGATTCCAATCTCCTCTTCCACCAAGACTACTCGCCACCAGCACCACCTCCACCGCCGCCGCATCCACCGTCGGCATCTTGCACTGACGATCTCGGAGGCATCGGTTCGATTGATACTGTATGTCAAATAGTTGCTGATGTGAACCTCACTCGTGACGTGTACATAGAAGGGAAAGGAGATTTTAATATCCATCCTGGTGTGAGGTTTCATTGCCCTAATTTTGGATGTTCAATAACGATAAATGTCTCAGGGAATTTCAATTTATCAGTCAATTCGTCTATTGTGACTGGGACTTTTGAGCTTGTGGCGAATAACGctagtttttttaatggttcGGTTGTGAATACGACGGGATTAGCTGGAGATCCTCCCCCGCAAACGAGTGGAACACCACAGGGCTTAGAAGGGGCGGGCGGAGGGCATGGAGGGAGAGGGGCATGTTGTTTGGTGGATAAAGAGAAGTTGCCGGAGGATATTTGGGGAGGAGATGCGTATTCTTGGTCAAGTTTGCAGGATCCTTGGAGTTATGGGAGTAAAGGAGGGAGTACGAGTAAGGAAGTGGATTATGGAGGGGCAGGAGGTGGGAGAGTGAAAATGAAAGTGAAGGAGTATTTGGCTGTGGATGGAGCTATATTGGCTGATGGTGGTTATGGGGGTGTCAAGGGAGGTGGTGGTTCGGGTGGGAGCATACTTTTGAAGGcttataaaat GACTGGAGGTGGCAGGATAAGCGCTTGTGGAGGCAATGGTTTTGCTGGTGGCGGTGGTGGAAGAGTTTCAGTTGACATTTTCAGTAGGCATGACGACCCTCAAATTTTTGTGCATG GAGGGAATAGTTTCGGTTGTCCAGAAAATGCAGGTGGTGCTGGAACTTTATATGATGCTGTTGCCCGGAGCCTTACTGTGAGCAATCACAATATGTCAACAGATACAGATACACTTATTTTGGAGTTTCCTTATCAGCCTCTCTGGACAAATGTTTATGTTCGAAATCATGCCAGGGCTACTGTTCCATTGCTCTGGAGTCGTGTTCAG GTCCAAGGACAAATAAGTCTGTTATGCAGTGGAGTCCTAAGCTTTGGGCTAGCTCATTATGCTTCGTCAGAGTTTGAATTATTTGCGGAAGAGCTATTAATGAGTGACTCTGTAATCAAG GTTTATGGGGCTCTACGCATGAGTGTGAAAATGTTCTTAATGTGGAATTCCAAAATGATCATAGATGGCGGTGAAGATGTAACTGTTGCGACTTCTTTGCTTGAGGCTAGCAATCTAGTTGTTCTTAAG GAATCATCTGTCATACATTCTAATGCCAATCTGGGGGTTCATGGTCAAGGTCTATTGAATTTGTCTGGATCAGGCAATTGGATTGAAGCTCAACGTTTGGTTCTATCACTTTTTTATAGTATTCAT GTTGCACCTGGATCTGTGTTGCGTGGTCCTGTGGAGAATGCAACAAGTGATGCAAT TACGCCAAGGCTCCATTGCCAACTTGAGGAGTGCCCTGCAGAACTTTTTCATCCTCCTGAAGATTGCAATGTGAactcatctctttcttttaCCCTTCAG ATATGCCGAGTGGAGGATATTACAGTTGAGGGACTTATAGAAGGATCTGTTGTCCATTTTAATCAGGCAAGAGCAATATCTGTTCCATCTTCTGGAACAATAAGTGCATCTGGCATGG GCTGCACTGGTGGTGTGGGTAGAGGTAATGGTTTAAGCAATGGGATTGGCAGTGGTGGCGGCCATGGTGGCAAAGGTGGGTCTGCATGTTACAATGATAATTGTGTTGATGGTGGTGTTTCATATGGTGATGCAGAGCTACCTTGTGAACTTGGTAGTGGAAGTGGACAGGAAAACTCTTCTGGTTCTACTGCAGGTGGTGGCATTATAG TAATGGGTTCATTGGAGCATCCTTTGTCAAGTTTGTCTGTTGAAGGTTCAGTCAGAGTTGATGGTGAAAGTTTTAAAGGAATCACTAGAGACCAACTGGTTGTCATGAAAGGTACTGCTGGAGGTCCTGGCGGTGGTTCTGGAGGAACTATTCTTCTGTTCTTGCATACACTAGATCTTGGGGAGCATGCTGTACTTTCAAGTGTTGGGGGATATGGTAGTCCAAAGGGGGgcggtggaggtggtggtggaagAGTTCACTTCCATTGGTCAGACATTCCAACTGGGGACATGTACCAGCCCATTGCTCGTGTGAATGGAAGCATCCACACTTG GGGAGGATTGGGAAGAGATGATGGTCATGCTGGGGAAAACGGAACAGTGACGGGAAAAGCTTGCCCAAAGGGGCTGTATGGAATATTTTGTGAG GAATGTCCAGTTGGCACATATAAGAATGTAACTGGATCTAGTAGAGTGCTTTGTCATTCGTGCCCTGCTGATGATCTTCCTCGTCGTGCTGCTTATATTGCTGTTCGAG GTGGTATTGCTGAAACTCCATGTCCTTACAAATGTGTTTCGGAGAGATTTCACATGCCACATTGTTATACAGCCCTAGAAGAGTTGATTTACACGTTTGGTGGGCCATGGCtgttttgtcttcttcttttgggTCTCCTCATCCTCTTAGCGCTGGTGCTCAGCGTTGCTCGGATGAAATTTGTTGGGGTGGATGAATTACCTGGTCCAGCTCCCACTCAACATGGCTCTCAGATAGATCATTCTTTTCCCTTCCTAGAGTCATTAAATGAG GTTTTGGAAACAAATAGAGCTGAGGAGTCTCAGAGTCATGTGCACAGAATGTATTTTATGGGCCGTAATACTTTCAGTGAGCCTTGGCATCTTCCCCATACCCCTCCTGAGCAAATAAAAGAGATTGT ATATGAGGGTGCATTCAATACATTTGTGGATGAGATTAATGGTATAGCTGCTTATCAATGGTGGGAAGGTGCAATTTACATTTTAGTGTCTGTTCTTGCATACCCCCTTGCATGGTCATGGCAGCAATGGAGACGGAGAATTAAACTGCAAAGACTGCGAGAGTTTGTTCGATCGGAGTATGACCATGCTTGCTTGCGCTCTTGCCGTTCACGGGCTCTCTATGAAGGGCTTAAG GTAGCTGCAACCTCTGATTTAATGCTCGGATACTTGGATTTCTACCTTGGTGGAGATGAGAAGAGAACTGATATTCCTGCTCGCCTACATCAAAGATTTCCAATGTCTATACTTTTTGGAGGTGATGGAAGTTACATGGCTCCTTTCTCAATTCAAAGTGACAATATTCTTACCAGCCTCATGAGCCAG ATGGTCCCTTCTACCACTTGGTATCGAATAGCTGCTGGTTTGAATGCACAACTGCGCTTGGTTTGTCGTGGGCGGCTAATAGTAACTTTTCGACCTGTCCTTAGATGGCTTGAAACGCATGCTAATCCAGCTTTGAGAAACCATGGAGTGCATGTTGATCTTGCGTGGTTTCAGGCTACTACTTCTGGTCATTGCCAGTATGGACTTTTGGTTCATGCtgttgaagaagaaagtgaacATACATCTGTTGAAGGCATTGATGGtgcaaaacaaattgaagaagaCTCACG CCTCGTGAAGAACACAAACCAAGAAAATCCATCTGGTCATTGGAGAGAAGAGGTGTTTGTATCCCAAGCCCACAGAAACAGGGACAACTACATGCGGCGGAAAAGGATTTATGGGGGGATTATAGATACTAACAGCTTAAGAATGCTGGAAGAGAAGAGGGATTTATTTTACCTCATCTCATTCATAGTTCATAACACTAAACCTGTTGGCCATCAG GATCTTGTTGGTTTGGTCATCTCTACTCTTCTTTTAGGAGATTTTA